Proteins encoded by one window of Caldanaerovirga acetigignens:
- the cas4 gene encoding CRISPR-associated protein Cas4, producing the protein MQINGTLIQSYTICKRQIWLMAHQIIPDQEHPYIEIGRLIDEESYGRDRKKINLENVVIDLIRSDGEDIIVGEVKKSSRVEESARLQLAFYLYKLKEKGIKAKGLLLFPDERKKLAVELTPELEEELEKIFRDIERIVLKENPPPFKKTGYCKNCGYREFCMS; encoded by the coding sequence ATGCAAATAAACGGCACTTTAATTCAGAGCTATACAATTTGCAAAAGGCAGATCTGGCTTATGGCACATCAGATAATACCTGATCAAGAACATCCTTACATAGAGATAGGCCGTTTAATAGATGAAGAAAGTTACGGGAGAGACAGGAAGAAAATCAATTTAGAAAATGTAGTTATTGATCTTATCAGGTCCGATGGAGAAGATATAATCGTCGGAGAAGTCAAGAAAAGTTCTAGAGTCGAGGAAAGTGCAAGGCTTCAGTTGGCCTTTTATCTGTATAAGTTGAAGGAAAAAGGGATAAAAGCAAAAGGTTTACTTCTTTTTCCAGACGAGAGGAAAAAGCTAGCGGTTGAACTTACTCCGGAGTTAGAAGAAGAACTTGAAAAGATTTTTAGGGATATAGAGAGGATTGTTTTAAAAGAAAATCCTCCACCCTTTAAAAAAACAGGGTATTGTAAAAACTGCGGGTACAGGGAGTTTTGTATGTCATGA
- the cas1b gene encoding type I-B CRISPR-associated endonuclease Cas1b: MKKPIYIFSSGELKRKDNTIYFENEEGQKFIPVENTSAIYVFGEVNVNKRFLEFLTQSGIILHFFNRYDYYVGTFYPREHLNSGYLILKQAQHYLDPEKRLKIAREFVVGASKNIQQVIRYYMNRGKQLSEVDDAIKKLDEKIEKCLNIEELMAVEGNIRDSYYRAFDVILGKQEFSFDHRSRRPPENYLNTLISFGNSLLYTVVLSEIYKTHLDPRIGFLHATNFRRFTLNLDVSEVFKPIIVDRVIFTLVGKNMITKEHFEKSMHGIVLKEKGMKIFVEEFENKLSTTFNHSRLGKNVSYRRLIRLELYKLEKHLIDEEEYKAFVARW, translated from the coding sequence ATGAAAAAGCCGATTTATATTTTTTCAAGCGGAGAACTGAAGAGAAAAGATAATACTATTTACTTTGAAAATGAAGAAGGACAAAAATTCATTCCAGTAGAAAATACGAGCGCGATATATGTCTTCGGTGAAGTCAATGTTAACAAGCGCTTTCTAGAATTTTTAACGCAGTCGGGAATTATCCTGCATTTCTTCAATCGATATGATTATTATGTTGGCACCTTCTATCCTCGAGAACATTTGAATTCCGGTTACTTGATATTGAAACAGGCTCAGCACTACCTTGATCCGGAGAAAAGGCTGAAGATAGCAAGAGAATTCGTCGTTGGGGCCTCGAAAAACATCCAGCAGGTAATCAGGTATTACATGAACCGTGGAAAGCAGCTTTCGGAAGTAGATGATGCTATTAAAAAACTTGATGAGAAAATAGAAAAGTGTTTGAATATAGAAGAACTCATGGCTGTTGAAGGCAATATCAGGGACAGCTATTACAGAGCTTTTGACGTAATTTTAGGGAAACAAGAATTTAGCTTTGACCACAGGAGCAGGAGGCCGCCGGAGAATTATCTAAATACGTTGATAAGTTTCGGAAATTCTCTTTTGTACACAGTAGTACTAAGTGAGATATATAAAACTCATCTAGATCCGCGCATAGGATTTCTGCATGCGACTAATTTCAGAAGGTTTACATTAAATCTAGATGTTTCGGAAGTATTTAAGCCCATAATCGTTGACAGGGTAATATTTACCCTGGTAGGGAAGAATATGATAACAAAGGAACATTTCGAAAAAAGCATGCATGGGATTGTACTAAAAGAAAAGGGTATGAAAATCTTTGTAGAAGAGTTTGAAAATAAATTGTCAACAACATTTAACCACAGTAGATTGGGTAAAAATGTCTCTTACCGCCGACTTATAAGGTTGGAACTATATAAACTGGAAAAACACTTAATTGATGAGGAAGAGTATAAGGCATTTGTTGCTAGATGGTAA
- the cas2 gene encoding CRISPR-associated endonuclease Cas2 has protein sequence MFLILVYDVGEKRVGKVLKICRKYLNWVQNSVLEGEITEAALRRLKLELKRAIDEKEDSVIFYILRTTKYSEREILGVKKGGDEVII, from the coding sequence ATGTTTCTGATTTTGGTATATGATGTTGGAGAAAAAAGAGTGGGAAAAGTATTGAAAATTTGCAGGAAGTATCTTAATTGGGTGCAGAATTCCGTCCTTGAAGGTGAAATAACTGAAGCAGCTTTGAGGAGATTAAAACTTGAGCTTAAAAGGGCTATAGATGAAAAAGAGGATTCGGTAATTTTCTATATCTTGCGAACGACAAAATACTCCGAAAGAGAAATTTTAGGTGTAAAAAAAGGTGGAGATGAAGTGATTATTTAA